In Oncorhynchus tshawytscha isolate Ot180627B linkage group LG23, Otsh_v2.0, whole genome shotgun sequence, the following proteins share a genomic window:
- the clec3ba gene encoding tetranectin, protein MHVSGVHLLFCLLLLGQSTFQQTSSEKKGGKKDAENNAAIEELKKQIDNIVLELNLLKEQQALQSVCLKGIKIIGKCFLADAAKKIYHTAYDDCIAKGGTISTPLTGDDNDQLADYVRRSIGPEEHIWLGINDMVTEGEWLDQAGTNLRFKNWETDITNQPDGGRTHNCAILSTTANGKWFDESCRAEKASVCEFNIV, encoded by the exons ATGCATGTCAGTGGTGTGCATTTGTTGTTTTGCCTTCTCCTCCTCGGGCAATCCACATTCCAACAGACCTCATCTGAGAAAAAGGGCGGAAAGAAAG ATGCTGAAAATAATGCTGCCATTGAGGAGCTGAAGAAACAGATTGATAACATAGTGCTGGAGTTGAATCTATTGAAAGAGCAGCAAGCCTTGCAATCAG TTTGCCTGAAAGGCATCAAGATTATTGGCAAGTGTTTCCTGGCCGACGCCGCTAAGAAGATCTACCACACAGCCTACGATGACTGCATTGCTAAAGGGGGCACAATCAGCACCCCTTTGACAGGGGACGACAACGATCAGCTTGCTGACTATGTCCGCCGGAGCATCGGCCCTGAGGAACACATATGGCTGGGCATCAATGACATGGTGACCGAGGGGGAATGGCTCGACCAGGCGGGCACCAACCTGCGCTTTAAGAACTGGGAGACTGACATTACCAACCAACCAGACGGTGGACGTACCCACAACTGTGCCATCCTTTCCACCACTGCCAATGGAAAGTGGTTTGATGAGAGCTGTCGTGCTGAGAAGGCATCTGTCTGCGAGTTCAATATCGTCTGA
- the LOC112223166 gene encoding calcium homeostasis modulator protein 5, with translation MDNFQTVLRFFMNQKATIGYSFMAILTIGGERIFSMVSFQCPCNHDQNFAYGLTFLLGPGLVLLVLGLFFSSRLWRLYTGCCLNPIKLCPRGNCFGCLKVFVKIFSGACVAPIMWLCVALLNGTFYECAVSGLDDNLVVDLFCKNKTLMCREELARVPCSKSKLPSDENMELLLMFRAQSQILGWCIIIISAVLGLLGTCYTNCRSKVSYLQLTFWKRYVEKEKEQFDTFAMEYASKLAERNLKSFFENRDPEIFPFPNHKAWEEISALYTFSKSEQCYSTLQRYVERDDRDYSPEKRPVMELEHGIEMG, from the exons ATGGATAACTTCCAGACCGTCCTGCGCTTTTTCATGAACCAGAAGGCCACCATTGGCTACAGCTTCATGGCCATCCTGACCATCGGGGGAGAGCGAATCTTCTCCATGGTCTCATTCCAGTGCCCCTGCAACCACGACCAGAACTTTGCATACGGCCTGACCTTCCTGTTGGGCCCAGGCCTGGTGCTTCTGGTGCTGGGTCTTTTCTTCAGCAGCAGGCTGTGGCGCCTCTATACTGGCTGTTGCCTAAACCCCATTAAGCTATGCCCCAGGGGCAACTGTTTCGGCTGCCTCAAAGTGTTTGTCAAAATCTTCTCCGGTGCCTGTGTGGCCCCTATCATGTGGCTGTGTGTGGCACTGTTGAACGGGACCTTCTACGAGTGTGCCGTCAGCGGGCTGGATGATAACCTGGTGGTGGATCTGTTCTGTAAAAACAAGACCTTGATGTGCCGGGAGGAGTTGGCCCGCGTGCCCTGCAGCAAGTCCAAGCTGCCCAGCGACGAGAACATGGAACTGTTGCTCATGTTCCGCGCTCAGTCACAG ATACTGGGCTGGTGTATTATCATCATTTCAGCCGTTCTAGGGCTCCTCGGGACCTGCTACACAAACTGCCGCTCAAAGGTCAGCTACCTGCAGCTCACCTTCTGGAAGCGCTACGTAGAAAAGGAGAAGGAGCAGTTTGACACATTCGCTATGGAGTATGCATCCAAGCTGGCCGAGAGGAACCTAAAGAGCTTCTTTGAGAACCGTGACCCGGAGATATTCCCATTCCCCAACCACAAGGCCTGGGAGGAGATCTCAGCCCTCTACACCTTCTCCAAGAGTGAGCAGTGCTACAGCACCCTGCAGAGGTATGTGGAGCGTGATGACCGAGACTACAGCCCTGAGAAAAGACCAGTCATGGAGCTGGAGCACGGCATagagatgggctga